One genomic window of Camelina sativa cultivar DH55 chromosome 5, Cs, whole genome shotgun sequence includes the following:
- the LOC104785764 gene encoding WAT1-related protein At2g37460-like — translation MEEVKKRDCMEKARPFISMVVLQVGLAGMDILSKAVLNKGMSNYVLVVYRHAVATIVMAPFAFYFDKKVRPKMTLMIFFKISLLGLLEPVIDQNLYYLGMKYTTATFATAMYNVLPAITFVLAYIFGLERVKLRCIRSAGKVIGTLATVGGAMIMTLVKGPVLDLFWTKGISSKNTDGTDIHSAIKGAVLVTIGCFSYACFMILQAVTLRTYPAELSLTAWICLMGTIEGTVVALVMEKGNPSAWAIGWDTKLLTSTYSGIVCSALAYYVGGVVMKTRGPVFVTAFSPLCMIIVAIMSTIIFAEQMYLGRVLGAVVICGGLYLVIWGKGKDYKYQSTPLTIDPSTQPKLELSGIGKNNIDHEVITISKQGEQRTTIVDSV, via the exons ATGGAGGAAGTAAAGAAGAGGGATTGCATGGAGAAGGCAAGGCCATTCATTTCAATGGTAGTATTGCAAGTAGGACTAGCGGGAATGGATATTCTGTCAAAGGCTGTTCTAAACAAAGGCATGAGCAATTACGTCCTTGTTGTTTACCGTCATGCTGTTGCTACCATCGTTATGGCCCCCTTCGCCTTCTACTTCGACAA gAAGGTGAGACCGAAGATGACACTGATGATATTCTTCAAGATATCACTCCTTGGTTTACTCga GCCAGTGATCGATCAGAACTTATACTATCTAGGGATGAAATACACTACCGCTACATTTGCAACGGCCATGTACAATGTCCTACCCGCAATCACTTTTGTGCTTGCCTATATATTCGGACTCGAAAGAGTGAAGCTACGATGCATCAGGAGCGCGGGGAAGGTGATTGGGACGTTGGCTACAGTTGGAGGAGCCATGATCATGACACTTGTTAAAGGCCCGGTTCTTGATCTCTTTTGGACCAAAGGAATATCTTCAAAAAACACAGATGGGACTGATATTCACAGCGCCATCAAAGGAGCAGTATTGGTCACAATTGGTTGTTTTAGCTATGCATGTTTCATGATTCTTCAA GCAGTTACACTGAGAACATACCCGGCTGAGCTTTCTCTCACAGCATGGATATGCCTAATGGGGACAATAGAAGGAACGGTCGTGGCATTAGTGAtggaaaaaggaaatcctaGTGCTTGGGCCATTGGTTGGGATACTAAACTTCTTACATCCACCTATAGT GGGATAGTATGCTCAGCATTGGCTTACTATGTTGGAGGAGTGGTGATGAAAACTAGAGGTCCTGTGTTTGTAACAGCTTTTAGTCCTCTATGTATGATCATAGTAGCGATTATGTCAACCATCATCTTTGCAGAGCAGATGTATCTTGGAAG GGTTCTTGGTGCGGTGGTTATATGTGGAGGGTTATACCTTGTGATATGGGGCAAAGGCAAAGATTACAAATATCAATCCACGCCGCTAACAATTGATCCATCAACACAACCAAAGCTAGAACTAAGCGGAATTGGGAAGAATAATATTGATCATGAAGTCATTACAATCAGCAAGCAAGGAGAACAGAGAACAACAATTGTAGATTCAGTCTAA